A DNA window from Caldanaerobius fijiensis DSM 17918 contains the following coding sequences:
- the rpsR gene encoding 30S ribosomal protein S18, whose amino-acid sequence MNKEEVKNDKKKNKKKKKVCSFCTDKIEEIDYKDINRLKKYMSERAKILPRRITGNCAKHQRQLTVAIKRARHLALLPFTIE is encoded by the coding sequence GTGAACAAAGAAGAAGTAAAGAATGATAAAAAGAAAAACAAGAAGAAGAAAAAAGTATGCAGTTTTTGCACCGATAAGATAGAAGAGATTGATTATAAAGATATAAATAGATTGAAAAAATACATGTCTGAAAGAGCAAAAATACTACCGAGAAGGATCACAGGTAATTGCGCAAAACACCAGAGACAACTTACCGTTGCTATAAAGAGGGCGAGGCATTTAGCTTTACTTCCATTTACAATAGAATGA
- a CDS encoding single-stranded DNA-binding protein — protein MINMVVLIGRLTKDPVLRFIPGSGVPVASFTLAVDRNFTNQQGVREADFIPIVAWRKLAEICANNLTKGRLVAVTGRIQTRNWDDQEGKRHFITEVVADNVRFLDWGNNNKQGFNVSQDNDIAHDLDSLDGFVPVEGEDELPF, from the coding sequence ATGATTAATATGGTAGTTTTGATAGGTCGTTTGACAAAAGACCCTGTATTAAGGTTTATACCTGGTAGTGGTGTTCCTGTAGCTTCTTTTACTTTAGCAGTAGACAGGAATTTTACCAATCAACAGGGTGTAAGGGAAGCAGATTTCATACCCATAGTGGCGTGGAGAAAACTGGCTGAGATCTGTGCCAACAATTTGACTAAAGGCAGATTGGTGGCTGTTACAGGCAGGATACAGACGCGCAATTGGGATGACCAGGAAGGAAAAAGACATTTTATCACGGAAGTAGTCGCTGATAATGTGAGGTTTTTAGATTGGGGAAATAATAACAAGCAGGGATTCAATGTTAGTCAGGATAATGATATAGCCCACGATCTGGATTCGTTGGATGGTTTTGTGCCTGTAGAGGGTGAAGATGAGCTTCCGTTCTGA
- a CDS encoding YybS family protein translates to MNNKNTQGIVEGAMLSGIAVIIAIASAYIPFLSFLYVVFPVPIAVIGYRHGLKISLLSLIVASVIIAILSGPLSLLGTMGLGSIGIGIGYFQKLRVSPVTTLFGAFFIGLFSILLSLWIASKIAGINVVSQNIDAFRQAMQLNIEIYKKMGIQGQALQDINVLMQNMLAMLKMLMPFIIMASVFIVVFINYLVNNMVLKRLGYKDVATLPPFSTWIMPRSAAIIFSLFVVAGFFIKAEAVGQNVVHVINNFLAIGFVAFFIDGLSLATFYMKKAGMNGFFKTIIFIMLLFYGYFNMLVFVIGLLDAGLDFRHLRMDSRR, encoded by the coding sequence ATGAATAATAAGAATACACAGGGTATAGTTGAGGGAGCTATGCTCTCAGGTATTGCTGTAATAATAGCGATTGCCAGTGCGTATATTCCTTTTTTATCTTTTTTGTACGTGGTATTTCCTGTCCCTATAGCTGTCATCGGATACAGGCATGGACTAAAAATAAGCCTGTTGTCGTTGATAGTGGCATCGGTGATAATTGCGATATTGTCTGGTCCTCTGTCGTTACTCGGAACTATGGGATTGGGTAGTATTGGCATAGGCATAGGGTATTTTCAAAAGCTGAGAGTATCCCCCGTAACAACATTATTTGGAGCTTTTTTTATAGGCCTATTTTCTATACTTTTAAGCCTTTGGATTGCGTCTAAAATTGCTGGTATTAATGTTGTATCACAGAATATCGATGCTTTTAGACAGGCTATGCAATTGAATATAGAGATATATAAAAAGATGGGTATACAGGGGCAAGCATTACAGGACATAAATGTGTTGATGCAAAACATGCTGGCTATGTTGAAAATGCTTATGCCATTTATCATAATGGCGTCGGTGTTTATCGTTGTGTTTATAAATTATTTAGTAAATAACATGGTTCTAAAAAGATTAGGTTATAAGGACGTTGCCACACTTCCGCCATTTTCTACTTGGATTATGCCCAGGAGCGCGGCAATAATTTTTTCACTTTTTGTAGTAGCTGGATTTTTTATAAAGGCGGAAGCGGTGGGGCAAAATGTGGTACATGTAATAAATAATTTTTTAGCGATTGGATTTGTGGCATTTTTTATTGATGGATTGTCGTTAGCTACATTTTATATGAAAAAGGCAGGTATGAATGGATTTTTTAAAACGATAATATTTATTATGCTATTATTCTATGGTTATTTTAATATGCTGGTTTTTGTGATAGGTTTACTGGATGCAGGTTTAGATTTCAGACACCTCAGGATGGATTCCAGGAGGTAG